The proteins below come from a single Beutenbergia cavernae DSM 12333 genomic window:
- the murI gene encoding glutamate racemase, with protein MSDAPIGIFDSGVGGLTVARAVLDQLPHESVLYVGDTARTPYGPRPIAQVREYSLEILDSLVASGVKALVIACNSASAAMLADARERYEGDGVPVVEVIRPAVRRAAAATRNGRIGVIGTRATISSRAYEDAFAAAPQLQLHTRACPDFVELVEDGETSGPAVLASAHAYLDPLRDAGVDTLVLGCTHYPLLAGAISYVMGEGVTLVSSAEETALDVYRTLVAHDLLRSADGARGDDGARSAPRHRFLATGDPAAFTRLARRFLGPEVDDVHDAVEVTGEIPRITAPLRGTR; from the coding sequence GTGAGCGACGCACCCATCGGCATCTTCGACTCCGGCGTCGGCGGGCTGACCGTCGCCCGTGCGGTGCTGGACCAGCTGCCGCACGAGTCGGTGCTCTACGTGGGCGACACGGCCCGCACGCCGTACGGGCCGCGGCCGATCGCGCAGGTGCGCGAGTACTCGCTCGAGATCCTCGACTCGCTCGTCGCCTCCGGCGTCAAGGCGCTCGTGATCGCGTGCAACTCCGCGTCGGCCGCGATGCTGGCCGACGCACGGGAACGGTACGAGGGCGACGGCGTCCCGGTCGTCGAGGTCATCCGGCCCGCCGTCCGCCGGGCCGCGGCCGCCACCCGGAACGGGAGGATCGGCGTCATCGGCACGCGGGCGACGATCTCCTCCCGCGCCTACGAGGACGCGTTCGCGGCCGCCCCCCAGCTGCAGCTGCACACCCGGGCGTGCCCCGACTTCGTCGAGCTCGTGGAGGACGGCGAGACGTCCGGGCCGGCGGTCCTCGCCAGCGCCCACGCGTACCTCGACCCGCTGCGCGACGCGGGCGTCGACACGCTCGTGCTCGGCTGCACTCACTACCCGCTGCTCGCCGGGGCGATCTCGTACGTCATGGGCGAGGGCGTCACGCTCGTCTCCTCGGCCGAGGAGACGGCGCTGGACGTGTACCGCACGCTCGTCGCGCACGACCTGCTGCGCTCGGCCGACGGTGCCCGAGGAGACGACGGCGCCCGGTCCGCGCCGCGGCACCGGTTCCTCGCGACCGGCGACCCCGCGGCCTTCACCCGCCTGGCGCGCCGCTTCCTCGGGCCCGAGGTGGACGACGTGCACGACGCCGTGGAGGTCACCGGCGAGATCCCGCGGATCACGGCACCCCTGCGGGGCACGCGATGA